The genomic DNA AACGCCTTCATTTCAGGTTTAAGAGCACATGGATGGGAAGTGGATGCACCAAAAGGATCCTTCTTCGCCTGGATTCCTGTGCCTGATGGTTACACATCTGAATCGTTCACTGAACTTCTCATGGAAAAAGCCCATGTGATCGTCGCTCCAGGAAATGGATTCGGCGAAAATGGGGAAGGATACGTTCGCGTTGGCCTTTTATGTGATAAGGAAAGATTGATAGAAGCTGTCGATCGGATTACACAGCTGAAATTCTAAAAAAGGAGGCCGACTTATCTGATGGGCACAATTCCATCCTGCACGCATAAATTGTATGTAGAAGGATGGAGGGGTGAGCGAGATGTGTGGAATTACAGGCTGGATCGATTACAAGAATGACCTGACACAACATACCGAAACGATTAAGAAAATGGCTTCCACCTTAGGAAAAAGGGGACCTGATGCGACGAATCATTGGACTCTCCCTGATGTTGCATTCGGTCATGCAAGATTGGTTGTCGTCGACCCAGAGGGCGGGGGACAACCCATGCACAAATCCTATCATTCAAGGAATTATACGTTAGTTTATAACGGAGAATTGTACAATACGGAGGACATCCGCAAGGTTCTTTTGACGAAGGGGCATACCTTCCAATCGCACAGTGATACGGAAGTGCTTTTGACCAGTTATATCGAATGGGGCGAATCCTGTGTCGATCACCTGAATGGTATTTTCGCGTTCGCGATTTGGGATGAGACGAAGAAACACGTTTTCCTGGCAAGAGACCGTCTTGGGGTAAAACCGCTGTTTTATCGTGTTGGTAACGGTTCGCTCCTATTCGGATCTGAATTGAAAGCAATCCTTGCACATCCAGATGTGAAGGCGGAAATCGATCGCGAAGGCTTGCAGGAGATTTTCGGATTAGGTCCTTCACGTACACCAGGTCATGGCGTTTTTAAAGGATTGAGTGAACTGCGTGCTGCCCATGCGATGAAATACGATCGAAACGGAGTCAAAGTATGGCGGTACTGGGATGTTGAAAGCAAGGAGCATGTCGAGTCGTTCAATGATACGGTCGATCATGTTCGGTGGCTTTTGAAGGATGCCGTCGAACGACAATTGGTAGCGGATGTCCCGGTTTGTACGTTCCTATCTGGTGGGGTCGATTCGAGCGCAATCAGTGCATTTGCCTCACGCTATTATCAGCAGGAGGGGCGAGGTGCTCTTCACACGTATTCCATCGATTATGAGGATAACGATAAATATTTCAAAAAAAGTACCTTCCAGCCAAACTCTGACGGGCCTTGGATCAAAATCATGCGGGATTATCTAAAGACGATTCATCATACTTCTGTCATTGATAATGAGAAGCTGCTGCATTATTTAAAAGCAGCTGTCCATATGAGGGATTTGCCTGGCATGGCCGACGTGGATTCGTCCTTGCTCTGGTTTTGTGAAGAAATCAAGCAGCACTTTACTGTCGGTCTTTCAGGTGAATGTGCGGATGAAATTTTCGGTGGGTATCCGTGGTTTTATCGGAACGAGCTGCTGGAGAGAGAGGCGTTCCCATGGATGCACTCTGTCGATGAGCGGGCGTCGATTTTGCGTTCGGAATGGCAGAAAAAGCTTTCCTTACAGGAGTATGTCCAAAGTCGTTATCAAGCAACGGTCGATGAAACGCCGAAGCTTGATGGCGAAAAACCGGAGGAAGCCCGCCGTCGCGAGATGTTCTACTTGAATATGCATTGGTTCATGGCAACCTTACTGGATCGCAAGGACCGGATGAGCATGGGGGCAAGTCTTGAAGTCCGTGTGCCGTTTGCCGACCATCGAATTGTTGAGTATGCATGGAACATCCCATGGGAGATGAAGATGCATGAGGGCAGGGAGAAGGGAATCCTTCGAAAGGCATTGGAAGGGATTCTGCCGAACGAAATTTTATATCGGAAGAAGAGCCCTTACCCGAAGACCCACCATCCGGAGTATACGCGGCTCGTGACCGAATGGCTGTCATCCATCATTGAAAAGGATTCAGCACCATTGTTGGAGATTGTGGACCGGTCGAAGGTGGAGGAGATCATTCGAACAAAAGGCGAAGCGTTCAAAACGCCATGGTTCGGGCAGCTGATGACCGGACCACAGCTGATCGCCCACCTTGCCCAAATCAATACCTGGCTAGAAGACTATAACATCAATATTGTGGAATGAAGACTGGCGTGGGGCGCCAGTCTTTTTTTATGTTGTGGGTGTGGTTGCATGTTTGTGGTGCATAAATTGTGAACTAGGTTCAAAATTTCTGATCTAGGTTCAAAATTTCTGATCTAGGTTCATAATTTCAGAACTAGGTTCATAATTATTTGATTTGGTTCGTTTTAGTCCAATCTAGGTTCATAATTTACATCTAGAAGGAGTTTCCACGGAGAATGAAGAATTAATCGAGGAATGAATACGAAGGAGTGATGCAATGGAATTGATGAAACCGCTGACCGCTCTTCAGCTTATGGTCATGCTCAATAGAAGTCCCGCGAAAGATCCCCAACACGCGAAACATCCTCTCATAAAAACAAGACTGAAAAAGTTGATCACAGGCTATAAAGGGGAGGTCAGCGTTGAATACCAGCTTCGTTATTTGCC from Pseudalkalibacillus sp. SCS-8 includes the following:
- the asnB gene encoding asparagine synthase (glutamine-hydrolyzing) codes for the protein MCGITGWIDYKNDLTQHTETIKKMASTLGKRGPDATNHWTLPDVAFGHARLVVVDPEGGGQPMHKSYHSRNYTLVYNGELYNTEDIRKVLLTKGHTFQSHSDTEVLLTSYIEWGESCVDHLNGIFAFAIWDETKKHVFLARDRLGVKPLFYRVGNGSLLFGSELKAILAHPDVKAEIDREGLQEIFGLGPSRTPGHGVFKGLSELRAAHAMKYDRNGVKVWRYWDVESKEHVESFNDTVDHVRWLLKDAVERQLVADVPVCTFLSGGVDSSAISAFASRYYQQEGRGALHTYSIDYEDNDKYFKKSTFQPNSDGPWIKIMRDYLKTIHHTSVIDNEKLLHYLKAAVHMRDLPGMADVDSSLLWFCEEIKQHFTVGLSGECADEIFGGYPWFYRNELLEREAFPWMHSVDERASILRSEWQKKLSLQEYVQSRYQATVDETPKLDGEKPEEARRREMFYLNMHWFMATLLDRKDRMSMGASLEVRVPFADHRIVEYAWNIPWEMKMHEGREKGILRKALEGILPNEILYRKKSPYPKTHHPEYTRLVTEWLSSIIEKDSAPLLEIVDRSKVEEIIRTKGEAFKTPWFGQLMTGPQLIAHLAQINTWLEDYNINIVE